A part of Thiomicrorhabdus sediminis genomic DNA contains:
- the rpsI gene encoding 30S ribosomal protein S9: protein MATEQYYGTGRRKSSVARVFLRAGSGKMTVNGRDINEFFARKTDLMVINQPLEATESVDKFDAVITVVGGGTTGQAGAIRHGISRALVAYEEGNRPALRARGLLTRDARQVERKKVGLRKARRRPQFSKR from the coding sequence ATGGCAACAGAACAATACTACGGAACAGGTCGTCGTAAAAGCTCAGTAGCTCGTGTATTCCTACGCGCGGGTTCAGGTAAGATGACAGTAAATGGTCGTGACATTAATGAGTTTTTCGCTCGTAAAACAGATTTGATGGTTATTAACCAGCCATTAGAAGCAACAGAAAGCGTTGATAAGTTTGATGCGGTTATCACTGTTGTTGGTGGTGGTACGACTGGTCAGGCGGGTGCAATTCGTCACGGTATTTCTCGTGCGCTAGTAGCGTATGAAGAAGGTAACCGTCCGGCACTACGTGCACGTGGTCTATTGACTCGTGATGCGCGTCAGGTTGAGCGTAAAAAAGTTGGTCTACGCAAAGCTCGTCGTCGTCCACAGTTCTCAAAACGTTAA
- a CDS encoding winged helix-turn-helix domain-containing protein: MDKKIPGEAYSDFIRARFWLTDGVNSYVGIGRVELLEKVHELGSINKAAQSMSMSYKKAWKIIEEMNSMFDEPLLVKVTGGKSGGGSVLTEQGLKVVKNYRAIERELKDFLVGKSEQLFLE, translated from the coding sequence ATGGATAAGAAGATTCCGGGTGAGGCATATTCTGATTTTATAAGAGCAAGATTCTGGTTAACGGATGGTGTTAATAGTTATGTGGGTATTGGCCGGGTTGAATTGCTTGAGAAGGTTCATGAGTTGGGGTCGATTAATAAAGCTGCCCAAAGTATGTCGATGTCTTACAAAAAAGCTTGGAAGATTATCGAAGAGATGAATTCAATGTTTGATGAGCCGCTTTTAGTCAAAGTCACTGGGGGCAAATCAGGTGGTGGAAGTGTTTTAACTGAGCAAGGTTTAAAGGTGGTGAAAAATTACCGAGCGATTGAGCGCGAATTAAAAGATTTTTTGGTTGGGAAGAGTGAGCAGTTGTTTTTAGAATAA
- a CDS encoding type II secretion system protein — translation MKQTKISPHHSAQYGFSLLELTIVLGIVGLIAIGSLLSFSEQKVNAEWLGSKAKLNLVKTALLDFADENKFLPCPDVNGLGYESRQTEKGKIPAIPAIPATPAIPKTDTAPTIPAVPATPAQPAIPNIDVSVCTTASGTVPYEMLGLSAADVEDAWGNPFVYAIDAGATQADDLLDCPTDSACFFNRDPIPDLPPSKVYPGKALPAFDNSTLPVKGQLGANNLMLCAASDCADIVAEGLVVVLLSQNENGNSHLGLIADEAENADNDAVFVEKNYSKSPFFDDSVVTISGQELKKPQRFEASVTYVSVTGDSNTVLTGNDLKNMGDNTVGGIGTNVGTDAAQSDSISQVFDFGADAANKEIVVSFKTHAKGSWDQPSSPRDSVTSDQASVAINGTEKVQYAYDYTDNSQQGYEQTSYVSPKSGWVPVMDASGNESWQYVSSGDTVTTYVDYWNTSENFIVTADENGKVEINFTVATTANYEVIDFTDIELKLYNSPPLLPSMPSVDPISGISQTQGLQ, via the coding sequence GTGAAACAGACCAAAATATCCCCACATCACTCGGCGCAGTATGGGTTTTCATTGCTGGAGCTGACCATTGTTTTGGGCATTGTCGGCCTAATTGCCATCGGTTCTTTATTGAGTTTTTCCGAGCAGAAAGTCAATGCCGAGTGGTTAGGCAGTAAAGCCAAGCTCAATTTGGTGAAAACGGCTTTACTGGATTTTGCAGATGAAAATAAATTTTTACCTTGTCCTGATGTGAATGGTCTAGGCTATGAATCGCGTCAGACCGAAAAAGGTAAGATTCCAGCGATTCCAGCGATTCCAGCGACACCTGCGATTCCTAAAACCGATACCGCGCCAACCATTCCGGCAGTGCCCGCGACACCTGCGCAACCAGCCATTCCCAATATTGATGTTTCCGTGTGTACCACGGCTTCGGGTACTGTGCCATATGAAATGCTTGGTTTGTCGGCGGCAGATGTTGAAGATGCTTGGGGCAATCCGTTTGTTTATGCAATCGATGCCGGTGCAACGCAAGCCGATGATTTGTTGGATTGTCCAACCGATTCGGCGTGTTTTTTCAATCGAGATCCGATTCCTGACCTTCCTCCGAGTAAGGTATATCCCGGTAAGGCGTTACCGGCATTTGATAACTCTACTTTGCCGGTCAAAGGGCAGTTGGGCGCAAATAATTTAATGTTGTGCGCAGCTAGTGACTGCGCTGATATTGTTGCCGAAGGTCTTGTTGTCGTGTTGTTGTCGCAAAACGAAAATGGTAACAGTCATTTAGGTTTAATCGCCGATGAGGCGGAGAATGCAGATAATGATGCGGTTTTTGTAGAAAAAAACTATTCCAAAAGTCCGTTTTTTGATGACTCTGTAGTAACGATTTCTGGTCAAGAATTGAAGAAGCCGCAGCGCTTTGAAGCCTCGGTCACCTATGTCTCAGTAACCGGTGACAGTAATACTGTATTGACCGGTAATGACTTAAAGAATATGGGAGACAATACCGTTGGTGGTATCGGGACCAATGTGGGAACCGACGCCGCGCAATCCGACAGTATCAGCCAGGTGTTCGATTTCGGTGCCGATGCCGCCAATAAAGAGATTGTGGTGTCGTTTAAAACTCATGCGAAAGGTTCTTGGGATCAGCCGTCTTCGCCCAGAGATTCAGTTACCAGTGATCAGGCTTCTGTGGCGATTAACGGTACAGAAAAGGTTCAGTACGCTTATGACTATACCGATAATTCTCAACAAGGCTATGAGCAGACCAGTTATGTGTCACCGAAGTCGGGGTGGGTTCCGGTGATGGACGCCAGTGGTAATGAGTCCTGGCAATATGTCTCTAGCGGAGATACGGTGACGACCTATGTCGATTACTGGAATACTTCGGAAAACTTTATTGTGACTGCCGATGAAAACGGTAAAGTCGAAATTAATTTCACTGTTGCCACTACCGCAAACTATGAAGTCATTGATTTTACCGATATTGAATTAAAACTCTATAACTCACCTCCATTATTGCCGTCTATGCCGTCGGTAGACCCGATTAGTGGAATTAGTCAAACCCAAGGGTTGCAGTAA
- a CDS encoding porin has protein sequence MKKNIVALAVAAAISAPAAMADAPTVYGQLNVGAEFATGSDMNVKSIASRLGIKGSEDLGNGLKAVYKVEFGLATVADNASQSVSVNGTVTDTGSTNPETVTSTGSTTGQTLTSRNMYAGLAGGFGTVVLGRHDTPEKMSQASDLFNDGNADLGNGKMDGGIQVNETRSGNVIAYMSPSFSGVKIVAAQIATGNSANDAVSASISYGSKKKGLYLAAAMTDFKQAGSNDTTRLSAQYKAAGLTANVIYIDSKDSTAGNTASEGTVTQFNLGYKMGKFMPKVKVSTADSKTASSVTNVAYGLNYSLGKKTTAYIEMVDADKNNAASSTDATFVGLLHKF, from the coding sequence ATGAAGAAGAATATCGTTGCTCTAGCCGTTGCTGCGGCTATCTCTGCTCCAGCTGCTATGGCTGACGCTCCTACAGTTTATGGTCAACTAAACGTTGGTGCTGAATTCGCTACTGGTTCAGATATGAATGTTAAGTCTATCGCTTCACGTCTAGGTATTAAAGGTTCTGAAGACCTAGGTAACGGTCTTAAGGCTGTTTATAAAGTTGAATTTGGTCTAGCGACTGTTGCTGACAATGCTTCTCAGTCAGTTTCAGTTAATGGAACTGTTACAGATACTGGTTCTACAAACCCTGAGACAGTAACATCAACAGGCTCGACAACTGGACAGACACTAACTTCACGTAACATGTACGCTGGTCTAGCTGGTGGGTTCGGTACTGTTGTTCTAGGTCGTCACGATACTCCAGAGAAAATGTCTCAAGCTTCTGACCTTTTCAACGATGGTAACGCTGACTTAGGTAACGGTAAAATGGACGGTGGTATCCAGGTAAACGAAACTCGTTCTGGTAACGTTATCGCTTATATGTCACCTTCTTTCTCAGGTGTTAAAATTGTAGCTGCTCAAATCGCTACTGGTAACTCAGCTAACGACGCAGTTTCTGCATCGATTTCTTATGGTTCTAAGAAGAAAGGTCTATACCTTGCAGCTGCAATGACAGACTTCAAACAAGCTGGTTCAAACGACACAACTCGTTTGTCTGCTCAGTATAAAGCTGCTGGCCTAACAGCTAACGTTATCTACATCGACTCTAAAGATTCTACTGCAGGTAACACAGCTTCTGAAGGTACTGTTACTCAGTTCAACCTAGGTTACAAAATGGGTAAATTCATGCCTAAGGTTAAAGTTTCTACAGCTGACTCTAAAACAGCGTCTTCTGTTACTAACGTAGCTTACGGTCTAAACTACTCTCTAGGTAAGAAAACAACTGCTTACATCGAGATGGTTGATGCAGACAAGAACAATGCTGCTTCTTCTACAGATGCTACATTCGTAGGTCTATTGCACAAGTTCTAA
- a CDS encoding TorF family putative porin: protein MKLKTLALSLAVAGATSVSLVPAAAQAGVSANAGIFSDYVWRGVQQNGSDTMAVQGGLDYEADNGLFVGIWGSTVLKGYEYDLYAGWGGEVNGIDLGIAYTSFNYTDSAVGGTNEFEEVSLSAGMGPVSIGADIDVDKDQVDYTHYSISYDASAFAEGVSLTYGVTDTKGTSANAGYLNVNYSTTIDMGVDLMVDYFMNDNNNNSGTNELVIGLSKSFDLM from the coding sequence ATGAAATTAAAAACATTAGCACTTTCATTAGCTGTAGCTGGCGCTACCTCTGTTTCACTTGTTCCTGCTGCAGCTCAAGCTGGCGTGTCTGCAAACGCTGGGATTTTTTCTGACTATGTGTGGCGAGGTGTTCAACAGAATGGTTCAGACACTATGGCTGTTCAGGGTGGTTTAGACTATGAAGCAGACAATGGTTTGTTTGTTGGTATTTGGGGTTCAACGGTTCTGAAAGGTTATGAGTACGACCTTTATGCTGGTTGGGGTGGAGAGGTTAACGGTATTGACCTAGGTATTGCTTACACCAGTTTTAACTACACTGATTCAGCAGTAGGTGGAACAAATGAGTTTGAAGAAGTAAGTCTTTCTGCTGGTATGGGGCCTGTTTCAATCGGAGCGGATATTGATGTTGATAAGGATCAGGTTGACTATACTCACTATTCTATCAGTTATGATGCTTCAGCTTTCGCTGAGGGTGTTTCTCTGACATATGGTGTAACTGATACGAAAGGTACATCTGCGAACGCTGGTTATTTAAATGTAAATTATTCAACAACTATTGATATGGGTGTTGATTTAATGGTTGATTACTTCATGAATGATAATAATAATAATAGTGGTACTAATGAGCTTGTTATTGGTCTCTCTAAGTCTTTTGATCTGATGTAA
- a CDS encoding sensor histidine kinase, protein MNDLFFLGIPQGIAHWLWLALIAMGTFLLFTAYYFHRKSKKLSRAISRLHELNQSCNQDALDFFNQAWPVLHRSGCIKMQANIDWFGESIPVIKGTIKGIRLIKQTHVIQRDDMRFEIMVYMHREAGQLESVSSVVLKTFLNILEQDLVLKQAEILTSQKRLERYQLFVQHEIKNISQFIQLLADQVNSIQTAEAKVKLVDRLAKTIPTMAQRARKTIEHMQQPLSEFYEGQMVRLQDLISDVVRMYGLDAYVSGDTTSHLPRQLLSEVFKNILGNFRDHENAEQPLDIAIAQTDDGATISIIIMAKNEQGNEFLAERMFEPFWTTSESGMGLGLFLARELLKQMEGSVSFFQNQGSFGFVVELPSSEDVKMMHAISKSDP, encoded by the coding sequence ATGAATGATCTCTTTTTTTTAGGGATTCCTCAAGGTATTGCCCATTGGCTTTGGTTGGCATTAATCGCGATGGGTACATTTTTGCTATTTACGGCCTATTATTTCCATAGAAAATCAAAAAAATTAAGCCGAGCGATTAGCCGTTTGCATGAACTCAACCAGTCGTGCAATCAAGATGCGTTGGATTTTTTTAACCAGGCATGGCCGGTACTGCATCGTAGTGGATGTATCAAAATGCAAGCCAATATTGATTGGTTCGGAGAAAGCATTCCTGTTATCAAAGGAACGATTAAAGGAATACGCCTTATCAAGCAAACACATGTGATTCAGCGCGATGATATGCGTTTTGAAATCATGGTTTATATGCACCGGGAAGCAGGGCAGTTAGAAAGTGTGTCTTCGGTGGTTTTAAAAACCTTTCTGAATATCTTAGAGCAGGATTTGGTTCTCAAGCAGGCAGAAATTCTGACTTCCCAAAAGCGTTTGGAACGCTATCAATTGTTCGTGCAGCACGAAATTAAGAATATTTCTCAATTTATTCAATTGCTTGCGGATCAAGTTAATAGTATTCAAACAGCTGAAGCCAAGGTTAAGTTGGTAGATCGTCTGGCAAAGACCATTCCAACAATGGCTCAGCGGGCACGCAAAACCATAGAGCATATGCAACAGCCGTTATCAGAGTTTTATGAAGGGCAGATGGTACGTTTGCAGGATTTGATATCTGATGTGGTTCGAATGTATGGTTTGGATGCTTATGTCAGTGGTGATACCACCAGTCATTTGCCGAGACAATTGTTGAGCGAAGTGTTTAAAAATATTCTCGGTAATTTTAGAGATCATGAAAATGCTGAACAGCCTTTAGATATTGCGATTGCCCAAACCGACGATGGCGCAACGATTAGTATCATAATAATGGCCAAGAACGAACAGGGTAATGAATTCTTGGCCGAAAGAATGTTTGAACCCTTTTGGACGACCAGTGAAAGCGGTATGGGATTGGGGTTGTTCTTAGCGCGTGAATTATTAAAGCAAATGGAAGGCTCGGTGAGTTTTTTTCAAAATCAGGGTTCTTTTGGTTTTGTTGTCGAGCTGCCCAGCAGTGAAGATGTCAAAATGATGCATGCGATTAGCAAGTCAGATCCCTAG
- a CDS encoding type II secretion system protein produces the protein MYQAGFSLLEISVALVVLSVLSFGLVNVLKLNQDYEDFNNNRLQITQTKQALLVFAQSNGYLPCPDSDGNGLEDRSSGVCDVQFGRLPFLMLGLPETDVFGNSIFYAVNADAVTVNISDGAMSASYFSDVSAPRFTLQTVPLGSDAGTGNYTVCDEAATECNASTPVGNHLVSSAIAVIMSFGANGAQTWATNASNSSIEVENADDDQFFWQARRSQAYGAEFDDQLAWIGAYELKFALLKTENGLAE, from the coding sequence GTGTATCAAGCTGGTTTCAGCTTGCTCGAAATCAGCGTGGCTTTAGTGGTATTGAGTGTTTTGTCATTCGGTTTGGTGAATGTACTAAAGCTTAATCAGGATTATGAGGATTTTAATAATAACCGTTTGCAGATAACTCAAACCAAACAAGCATTATTGGTTTTTGCACAATCGAATGGTTATCTGCCTTGTCCGGATAGCGATGGTAATGGTTTGGAAGACCGCAGTTCAGGTGTTTGTGATGTACAGTTCGGGCGCTTGCCGTTCCTGATGCTTGGGTTGCCTGAAACCGATGTGTTTGGCAACTCGATTTTTTACGCGGTAAATGCCGATGCCGTAACTGTCAATATCAGCGACGGAGCAATGTCGGCGAGTTATTTTAGCGATGTCAGTGCGCCGCGGTTTACTTTGCAAACAGTTCCGCTCGGTAGTGACGCCGGTACTGGCAATTACACCGTGTGTGACGAGGCGGCAACAGAGTGTAATGCTAGTACGCCAGTAGGTAATCATCTTGTTTCCAGTGCTATCGCGGTGATAATGAGTTTTGGCGCCAACGGTGCTCAAACATGGGCGACGAATGCCAGCAACAGTAGTATCGAAGTCGAAAATGCAGATGACGATCAATTTTTTTGGCAAGCGCGCCGCAGTCAGGCTTACGGTGCTGAATTCGATGACCAGTTGGCGTGGATAGGTGCTTATGAGCTTAAATTTGCATTACTTAAAACAGAGAATGGATTAGCAGAGTGA
- a CDS encoding TorF family putative porin, whose product MKKLLLSMAVAGLATMPVASQAGSLGANVAIASDYYSKGVDQTSTAGLLKGDISYSLDNGLYAGVWAGSLDKGYEFDLFAGWAGSFGKLNLDISYMTIYLTDDAWGIGTDAITEEILVRAGYGIFSAGVDINVDSDKATAKDTFVEDYTHYKASVDVSEWANGVSLTYGLVDYADSQDVRYFEATYATEIDKGVGFEVDFINSTKEAGAVVVTLSKSFDLM is encoded by the coding sequence ATGAAAAAATTATTGCTATCAATGGCGGTAGCTGGTTTAGCAACAATGCCTGTTGCTTCTCAAGCTGGTTCTTTGGGCGCTAATGTTGCTATTGCGTCTGACTACTATTCAAAAGGTGTGGATCAGACAAGTACAGCCGGTCTACTAAAAGGTGATATCAGCTATTCACTCGACAATGGTCTTTATGCTGGTGTTTGGGCTGGCTCTTTGGATAAAGGTTACGAGTTTGATTTGTTCGCTGGTTGGGCGGGTAGTTTCGGTAAGTTAAACCTAGATATATCTTATATGACAATCTACCTGACAGATGATGCTTGGGGTATTGGTACTGATGCGATTACTGAAGAAATTTTAGTTCGCGCTGGTTACGGTATTTTCTCTGCAGGTGTTGATATCAATGTTGATTCTGATAAAGCAACAGCTAAAGATACTTTTGTTGAAGACTATACACATTACAAAGCCTCTGTAGATGTGTCTGAATGGGCGAATGGTGTATCTCTGACTTATGGTCTTGTTGATTATGCAGATAGTCAGGATGTTCGTTATTTTGAAGCAACATATGCTACTGAAATCGACAAGGGGGTTGGTTTCGAGGTTGATTTCATCAACTCTACAAAAGAGGCTGGTGCGGTCGTCGTCACACTTTCAAAGTCATTTGATTTGATGTAA
- a CDS encoding type II secretion system protein has protein sequence MINRSKQGGFSLVEMMVVLAILGILFVGVTEGMKSFQETELGKSNNEKLDLVKQQLLKFVQAEKYLLCPDSDGDGYENRTPSAVVIGTLGNVQACTVSYGTVPYRDLGLKESQAVDAWNNAIAYAVNTQTTDAQKICDKTEAASMFCNLVPGVLWFSLADTPPLAINRGDGNYYICKLGVAQCDATFVLDSNNVLQDATVVLVAFNQTGQQAWDDCSELSTSQQENCDADLYYQKQSYSSGGVIDDDQIQTINGYEIKALAMGTVMTWNAFDSASSAADLTPTYEAFDIAAGDDVSSLYSSDSDVVMINHDVDQAVRLGNGDDYMVIGNDLNANANLALNKGNDSLYIVGSSYSNVNLGLGDDTMVLGGDLTNNLSAQAGNDRVWIQGSVLSGSSLDLGKNDDVLWLGKSDNADSGQIFTTLQGGDGYDIVVFENQASWSDLSASEQSNLQNFELAIFKTGSDGGSGRAYCFLDGSSPSCY, from the coding sequence ATGATTAATAGGTCGAAGCAAGGCGGTTTTTCTCTGGTGGAGATGATGGTGGTCTTAGCCATTCTCGGTATTTTATTTGTTGGTGTTACCGAGGGAATGAAAAGTTTTCAAGAAACCGAGCTGGGTAAAAGTAATAACGAAAAATTGGACTTGGTCAAACAACAGTTACTCAAGTTTGTGCAGGCCGAAAAATATTTGCTTTGTCCGGATAGTGATGGTGATGGTTACGAAAACCGCACTCCGAGTGCCGTGGTTATAGGCACCTTAGGTAATGTGCAGGCTTGTACTGTGAGTTATGGTACGGTTCCATATCGCGACTTGGGGCTGAAAGAAAGCCAAGCGGTGGATGCGTGGAATAATGCTATCGCCTATGCGGTAAATACACAAACGACAGATGCGCAGAAAATTTGCGATAAAACTGAAGCGGCCAGTATGTTCTGTAACTTGGTGCCAGGTGTTCTATGGTTTAGTTTGGCGGACACTCCGCCTTTGGCAATAAATCGAGGTGATGGTAATTACTATATTTGTAAGCTCGGTGTAGCTCAGTGTGATGCGACATTTGTTTTGGATTCGAATAATGTTCTGCAGGATGCGACTGTTGTGTTGGTGGCATTCAACCAAACTGGGCAGCAGGCATGGGACGATTGCAGTGAATTGTCGACCAGTCAGCAAGAAAACTGTGATGCCGATCTTTACTACCAGAAGCAAAGTTATTCCAGTGGCGGTGTGATTGACGACGATCAGATACAGACGATTAACGGTTATGAAATCAAAGCGTTGGCGATGGGCACGGTGATGACGTGGAATGCGTTTGATTCGGCATCCTCAGCTGCCGATTTAACACCAACCTATGAGGCTTTCGATATTGCCGCAGGAGATGACGTATCATCTCTATACAGCAGTGACTCAGATGTTGTGATGATCAATCATGATGTTGACCAAGCGGTAAGACTTGGTAACGGCGATGATTATATGGTGATTGGCAATGACCTTAACGCTAATGCTAATTTAGCTCTAAATAAAGGGAATGATTCACTTTATATCGTCGGCTCGTCCTATTCGAATGTTAACCTTGGTCTAGGTGACGACACCATGGTGCTCGGTGGTGATTTAACTAATAATCTTAGCGCGCAAGCCGGTAATGACCGTGTTTGGATTCAAGGAAGTGTTCTTTCGGGTTCCAGTTTGGACTTGGGCAAAAACGATGATGTGCTTTGGTTGGGGAAATCCGATAATGCTGATAGTGGTCAGATTTTCACCACGCTTCAAGGTGGTGATGGCTATGATATCGTGGTGTTTGAAAATCAAGCGAGCTGGTCGGATTTGAGCGCCAGCGAACAAAGTAATCTACAAAACTTTGAATTAGCGATCTTTAAAACGGGTAGTGATGGCGGTAGCGGTCGCGCCTACTGTTTTTTGGATGGTTCTTCTCCAAGCTGTTATTAA
- a CDS encoding response regulator, which translates to MKVLIVDDDPALRGMVALSLELAGYEPIEAESRLSAIDTLQQMDFKVVVLDMGMPPHEHSADEGIAVLEWLSLNQPQVKVLVLTGQNADSTSYLALKHGAFDFLQKPISTELLQQALKRALLFHEQQEKLREQEGVQKVQIDATLGEGVKQIRNLAEEKLVRQVLGETGFNVHETARRLGLKRENVYYLIKKYGLQRDA; encoded by the coding sequence GTGAAAGTACTGATAGTTGATGATGATCCGGCTTTAAGAGGCATGGTTGCGCTTTCACTCGAGTTGGCGGGCTATGAACCCATTGAAGCGGAATCTCGTTTGTCTGCTATTGATACTCTGCAGCAGATGGACTTTAAAGTTGTTGTCTTGGATATGGGAATGCCTCCGCATGAGCATAGTGCGGATGAAGGTATTGCCGTCTTGGAATGGTTGAGTCTAAATCAACCTCAGGTTAAGGTGCTGGTGTTAACCGGTCAAAATGCCGATTCCACATCTTATTTGGCTCTAAAGCATGGTGCTTTTGACTTCCTGCAAAAGCCAATCTCCACAGAGTTGTTGCAGCAGGCGCTCAAACGCGCACTGCTGTTTCACGAGCAGCAAGAAAAACTTCGCGAACAGGAAGGCGTACAGAAAGTCCAAATAGACGCCACTCTGGGCGAAGGGGTAAAGCAAATTCGTAATTTGGCAGAAGAAAAGCTGGTGCGTCAAGTTTTGGGTGAAACCGGATTTAATGTCCATGAAACCGCACGTCGTTTAGGCCTGAAGCGGGAAAATGTCTATTACCTAATAAAAAAGTACGGCCTGCAGCGTGATGCTTGA
- the rplM gene encoding 50S ribosomal protein L13, with protein sequence MKTFVAKPAEVKRDWYVVDADGKTLGRLASEIAARLRGKHKPEYTPHTDCGDYIVVINAEKVAVTGKKRTDKMYHHHTGYVGHLKSTNFEKLVAKAPQRPIEFAVKGMLPKGPLGRAMFKKLKVYAGTEHPHTAQQPKTLDV encoded by the coding sequence ATGAAAACATTTGTTGCAAAACCAGCTGAAGTAAAACGCGACTGGTACGTAGTGGATGCTGATGGCAAGACTCTTGGTCGCCTGGCGTCTGAAATCGCTGCTCGTTTACGTGGTAAGCACAAGCCTGAGTATACTCCGCACACAGACTGTGGTGATTACATTGTTGTTATCAATGCAGAGAAAGTCGCTGTAACTGGTAAGAAGCGTACAGATAAAATGTACCACCACCACACTGGTTATGTTGGTCACTTAAAATCAACTAATTTTGAAAAGTTAGTTGCAAAAGCGCCACAGCGTCCAATCGAGTTTGCTGTTAAAGGTATGTTGCCAAAAGGTCCTTTGGGACGCGCAATGTTCAAAAAGCTAAAAGTGTATGCTGGTACAGAACACCCTCATACTGCTCAGCAGCCTAAAACTCTAGATGTGTAA
- a CDS encoding type II secretion system protein, translated as MSRRCVSTIKGFSLLEAAIAVLIVGLIIASLTGVFERYFHTMKIKEQRQNMATIHDSLTTFLKANRFLPCPDTDNDGRENRVVDANRSVCDEKSGGLPYRDLGVTSVDAWDNPYYYQVHQRALDPVYINDICEPASVLGYSGSRSLGSLEMCPDTNLYYCNNKCSDGCTSACVTSPDPRFGAVEDSTVNGNETDLSGAPYFHLVTPPFGETKGDYNIELSDEAGILMDDTVVAIVLSWGADGHEVNDGSCSVGVENEENCDGDREFIYTKTGENRDFIDWVTVNQAKMALISQRKLR; from the coding sequence ATGTCCAGAAGATGCGTATCCACAATAAAGGGGTTTTCATTACTTGAAGCGGCGATTGCGGTTTTGATTGTGGGGCTTATCATTGCCAGTTTGACAGGTGTTTTCGAGCGTTACTTCCATACAATGAAAATTAAGGAGCAACGCCAAAACATGGCCACTATCCATGATTCGCTGACGACTTTTTTGAAAGCCAATCGCTTTTTGCCTTGTCCTGATACGGATAACGATGGGCGTGAAAATAGAGTGGTGGATGCCAACCGCTCTGTGTGTGACGAAAAGAGCGGAGGCTTGCCTTATCGAGACTTGGGGGTGACATCTGTCGATGCATGGGATAACCCTTATTATTATCAGGTACATCAGCGCGCACTTGACCCGGTTTATATCAATGATATTTGTGAGCCGGCTAGCGTATTGGGATATAGTGGTTCTCGAAGTCTGGGGAGTTTGGAAATGTGTCCAGACACCAATTTATATTATTGTAATAATAAATGTAGCGACGGCTGCACTAGTGCTTGTGTGACATCTCCTGACCCACGATTCGGTGCTGTTGAGGATTCCACCGTTAATGGTAATGAAACCGATTTGTCTGGTGCACCATATTTTCATTTGGTGACGCCTCCGTTTGGTGAAACAAAAGGCGATTACAATATTGAATTGAGTGACGAAGCTGGCATCTTGATGGATGACACTGTTGTTGCCATCGTCTTGTCTTGGGGAGCGGACGGCCATGAGGTTAACGACGGTAGTTGTTCAGTAGGAGTGGAAAATGAAGAAAACTGTGATGGCGATCGAGAGTTTATCTATACCAAAACTGGTGAGAATCGTGATTTCATCGATTGGGTTACGGTGAATCAAGCAAAGATGGCTTTAATTAGCCAGAGGAAGCTGAGATGA